The Trichoplusia ni isolate ovarian cell line Hi5 chromosome 10, tn1, whole genome shotgun sequence genome window below encodes:
- the LOC113498100 gene encoding delta(24)-sterol reductase-like — translation MVVVEPENFLEYILVEHRWIVVVTALLPISLFWKVWSTVRNYVVFKLSSAPKMHDRKVKDVQRQIKSWLSGDRSTRLCTARPTWQTMSYRHSVYKKTFTNIKINFVDILEVDTENLTVRCEPLVTMGQLSRTLEPLGLALAVVPELDQLTVGGLVMGTGIESSSHIYGLFQHICLKYELVLADGSVVTCSKEENPDLFYAVPWSYGTFGFLTSVVIKLVPAKIYIRLQYHPHNKLSELADQFRKESESDKPHEFIEALMYTKESGVLMTGDMVDEIGTDGKFNPIGKWYSEWFFTQVERHLKNNKTVVEYIPLRDYYHRHTRSLFWELQDIIPFGNHPIFRFLMGWLMPPEVSLLKLTQPEAVSKLYEKAHVIQDMLVPIVHLEDAIESFHKEIEVYPIWLCPFRVFNHPGQLKIKTSADSQMFVDIGVYGVPKAKNYETVPSTRRIEKFVSEHDGFQMLYADTYLTRDEFRKMFDHTLYEKVRDSLPYCKEAFPEIYGKVNRSVRK, via the exons ATGGTGGTGGTAGAACCGGAGAACTTTCTGGAGTACATCCTGGTGGAGCATCGCTGGATAGTGGTGGTGACGGCGCTGCTGCCCATATCCTTGTTTTGGAAGGTGTGGTCTACGGTCAGGAACTATGTGGTGTTCAAGCTGAGCAGTGCTCCGAAGATGCACGACCGGAAAGTCAAAGATGTGCAAAGACAG ATCAAGTCGTGGCTCTCCGGAGACCGCAGCACCAGGTTGTGCACAGCGAGACCGACCTGGCAGACCATGTCCTACCGGCACAGTGTCTACAAGAAGACCTTCACcaacatcaaaatcaatttcGTTGATATCCTTGAAGTTGACACAGAAAATTTG ACCGTACGCTGCGAGCCTCTAGTCACAATGGGCCAGCTATCCAGGACCCTGGAGCCTCTCGGTCTCGCCCTAGCAGTGGTGCCGGAGCTGGACCAGCTGACTGTCGGCGGCCTGGTCATGGGCACCGGGATCGAGTCCTCCTCACACATCTATGGACTGTTCCAGCACATCTGCTTGAAGTATGAGCTGGTGCTTGCTGATGGATCTGTGGTAACGTGCAGTAAG GAGGAAAACCCCGACCTATTTTATGCAGTTCCCTGGTCATACGGTACTTTTGGGTTCCTGACTTCTGTCGTCATCAAACTCGTACCTGCTAAAAT atacATCCGCCTACAATACCACCCTCACAACAAGCTGTCGGAGCTGGCTGACCAGTTCAGGAAGGAGTCCGAGAGTGACAAGCCTCACGAGTTTATTGAAGCACTGATGTATACCAAGGAGTCTGGAGTTCTGATGACAGGAGACATGGTGGATGAGATTGGAACCGATGGGAAG TTCAACCCAATCGGCAAGTGGTACTCAGAATGGTTCTTCACGCAAGTGGAGCGCCATCTAAAGAACAACAAAACGGTTGTGGAGTACATCCCGCTGAGGGACTACTACCACAGGCACACCAGGAGTCTGTTCTGGGAATTACAG GATATCATCCCATTCGGCAACCACCCGATCTTCCGCTTCCTGATGGGCTGGCTGATGCCCCCGGAGGTGTCGCTGCTGAAGCTGACGCAGCCCGAGGCTGTCTCCAAGCTGTACGAGAAGGCGCACGTCATCCAGGACATGCTGGTGCCTATTGTGCATCTGGAGGATGCTATTGAGAGCTTCCATAAAGAAATTGAG GTATACCCCATCTGGTTGTGTCCATTCCGCGTGTTCAACCACCCCGGCCAATTGAAGATCAAGACGTCAGCTGACTCACAGATGTTTGTCGACATCGGCGTTTACGGGGTTCCTAAGGccaaaaattatgaaacc GTCCCATCAACACGTCGCATCGAGAAGTTTGTCTCCGAACACGACGGTTTCCAGATGCTGTATGCTGACACCTACCTGACAAGAGATGAGTTTAGGAAGATGTTTGATCACACGTTGTACGAGAAGGTCCGGGATTCCCTGCCTTACTGCAAGGAGGCTTTCCCCGAAATATATGGGAAGGTCAACAGGAGTGTTAGGAAGTAA
- the LOC113498102 gene encoding protein lethal(2)essential for life-like produces the protein MLQLPTIKPPLFGDDSFLRSIEWLESFPMKHENSVKKEEDRFEIHLQVKDYAPEEISVKTADGFVVVEGKHEEKQDDYGYIARQFIRRFQIPEGCRIEEVKSRLTGDGQLIITIPRLKVIKKDIVIPVTHETSKSKSKL, from the coding sequence ATGTTGCAGCTACCAACAATAAAACCTCCCCTGTTTGGGGATGACTCGTTTTTGCGTTCGATAGAATGGTTGGAGAGTTTCCCGATGAAACATGAAAATAGTGTGAAGAAAGAGGAAGATAGGTTCGAAATACATTTGCAAGTGAAAGACTATGCTCCGGAGGAAATATCTGTGAAAACAGCTGACGGATTTGTTGTTGTTGAAGGGAAACACGAAGAAAAACAAGATGATTATGGTTACATTGCTCGCCAGTTCATCAGACGGTTCCAAATCCCTGAAGGATGTCGGATTGAGGAAGTGAAGTCGAGGTTAACTGGGGATGGTCAGCTGATCATCACGATTCCTCGGCTTAAAGTGATTAAGAAGGACATAGTGATACCTGTAACGCACGAGACCTCAAAATCCAAGTCTAAACTGTGA